In Geotalea uraniireducens, one genomic interval encodes:
- a CDS encoding ExeA family protein: MYREFYGLREKPFSKTPDPRYLFLSRGHREALARLQYAVEERELALLTGDIGCGKTTISRALMDAMGESCRFCFVFNPRLTALEFLRVIARSLGVDNPAAAKDELLKQLVEAIYALHGERRCPVIVIDEAQLIPDREIFDEIRLLTNYQLDDQNLMSVVIMGQPELRQILADAAHEPLRQRIALHYHLQPLTLEETLEYIDFRLEVAGGPPGLFSPDAVQRIFELSGGVPRKINILATNALLVGFGKDAAWIDASLVETLRDEASLY, from the coding sequence ATGTATCGGGAATTTTACGGCCTCAGGGAAAAGCCGTTTTCGAAGACGCCCGATCCCCGCTATCTCTTCCTGTCGCGGGGGCATCGGGAGGCGCTGGCGCGGCTGCAGTACGCCGTTGAGGAACGGGAGCTGGCACTGCTGACCGGCGACATCGGTTGCGGCAAAACAACCATTTCCCGCGCCCTGATGGATGCGATGGGCGAGTCGTGCCGCTTCTGCTTCGTTTTCAACCCCCGGCTGACGGCGTTGGAATTCCTGCGGGTGATTGCCCGCAGCCTTGGCGTCGACAATCCGGCGGCGGCCAAGGATGAGTTGTTGAAGCAGCTGGTGGAGGCGATTTATGCGCTCCATGGCGAACGGCGTTGCCCGGTGATCGTTATCGACGAGGCACAGCTGATTCCGGACCGCGAGATTTTCGACGAAATCCGCTTGCTGACCAATTATCAGCTCGACGATCAGAACCTGATGAGCGTGGTGATCATGGGACAGCCGGAACTGCGCCAGATTCTTGCCGATGCGGCCCATGAGCCCCTGCGGCAACGGATCGCCCTCCACTATCACCTCCAGCCTCTGACCCTGGAGGAGACGCTCGAATATATCGATTTCCGCCTGGAGGTTGCCGGCGGCCCGCCGGGACTCTTCTCTCCGGACGCGGTACAGCGGATCTTCGAGCTTTCGGGCGGGGTGCCGCGAAAGATCAACATCCTGGCCACCAATGCGCTGCTTGTCGGTTTCGGCAAGGATGCCGCCTGGATTGACGCCTCGCTGGTGGAGACCTTGCGTGACGAGGCCAGTCTCTACTGA
- a CDS encoding chemotaxis protein CheW, producing the protein MMDIAEIRKKAQRERNQGEGGTVAPPSPSAAAPPLAAVESEGEIYEELFSAEPLRYPVASPPSLPAVSDPLALILAGRRAALVEDELPADDVEQAQETATALEILCFRVADELYGIDIMELKEIIKPRETTDVPRAPSFIAGVLSLRGLIIPIFILRERLGLPSAESKGKERIIVVKRGDGLCGLLVDEITQVVRIAADTVENPPAVLDGIDREFVSGIGRHDGSIIILLHLDKVLDAALI; encoded by the coding sequence ATGATGGATATTGCCGAAATCAGGAAGAAGGCGCAGCGTGAGCGGAACCAGGGCGAGGGGGGAACGGTAGCCCCGCCGTCGCCGTCTGCGGCCGCTCCGCCGCTCGCCGCGGTGGAAAGCGAAGGAGAGATCTACGAGGAACTCTTTTCCGCCGAGCCGCTTCGCTATCCGGTAGCTTCACCTCCGTCGCTGCCGGCGGTCAGCGATCCGCTGGCCTTGATCCTTGCCGGCCGTCGCGCCGCGCTCGTCGAAGATGAATTGCCGGCAGACGATGTCGAGCAGGCCCAGGAAACGGCGACCGCCCTGGAGATCCTCTGTTTTCGCGTGGCTGACGAACTCTACGGCATCGACATCATGGAGCTCAAGGAGATCATCAAGCCCCGGGAGACCACCGATGTTCCCCGGGCGCCGTCGTTCATCGCCGGGGTACTGTCGCTGCGCGGGCTCATTATCCCGATCTTCATCCTGCGTGAGCGGCTGGGCCTGCCCTCTGCCGAGAGCAAAGGGAAAGAACGGATCATCGTCGTCAAGCGGGGCGATGGGCTCTGCGGCCTGCTGGTTGATGAAATCACCCAGGTGGTCAGAATTGCCGCGGATACGGTGGAAAATCCTCCCGCGGTCCTCGATGGCATCGACCGTGAGTTCGTCAGCGGCATAGGCCGTCACGACGGATCGATCATCATCCTGCTCCATCTCGATAAAGTTCTTGATGCCGCCCTCATCTAA
- a CDS encoding response regulator transcription factor, with amino-acid sequence MEKKKILIVEDEESLLKLESILLSSRGYNVGGVADGITALEEITRFRPDLIILDIMLPGMDGFEVCRRIKENPESQHIPVIMLTAKKSSQDRERGMAIGAAAYITKPFKSAKIMEIIQRLLTS; translated from the coding sequence ATGGAAAAAAAGAAGATCCTGATCGTCGAAGACGAAGAGAGCCTGTTGAAGCTGGAAAGCATCCTCCTGTCGTCGCGGGGATATAACGTCGGCGGCGTGGCGGATGGCATCACGGCGCTGGAGGAGATTACGCGGTTTCGCCCCGACCTGATCATTCTCGATATCATGTTGCCTGGCATGGATGGTTTCGAAGTCTGCCGGCGGATCAAGGAAAACCCGGAGAGCCAGCATATTCCCGTCATCATGCTGACAGCCAAGAAAAGCAGTCAGGATCGGGAACGAGGGATGGCAATCGGGGCGGCCGCTTATATCACCAAGCCGTTCAAGTCTGCCAAGATCATGGAGATAATTCAGAGGCTTCTTACCTCGTAG
- a CDS encoding chemotaxis protein CheW gives METDIQEIQLACFRIGEALFAADIMRIKEIIRPQRLTRLPKAPVFMEGVINLRGAVIPVVDLRKRFDLAEACTVEEARLLVVAVARQLVGLMVDDVTEVVTVQIQDIKPAPQVVEGIGSEYLIGVCLVKDTLIMLLNLDRILTSRETSALAGISRRAEAPLPR, from the coding sequence ATGGAGACGGATATTCAGGAAATTCAGCTGGCCTGTTTCCGGATCGGTGAGGCGCTGTTTGCCGCCGATATCATGCGGATCAAGGAAATCATCCGCCCACAGCGGCTGACCAGACTTCCCAAGGCTCCCGTGTTCATGGAGGGGGTGATCAATCTCCGGGGGGCGGTCATTCCTGTCGTCGACCTACGCAAGCGCTTCGACCTCGCTGAGGCCTGCACCGTCGAGGAGGCCCGGCTGTTGGTGGTGGCGGTTGCCCGGCAACTGGTGGGGCTGATGGTCGATGATGTCACCGAGGTGGTGACCGTCCAGATCCAGGATATCAAGCCGGCACCCCAGGTGGTTGAAGGAATCGGCTCCGAATACCTGATCGGGGTTTGTCTGGTGAAAGATACCCTGATCATGCTTCTGAACCTTGACCGGATTCTGACCAGCCGGGAAACGTCCGCCCTTGCCGGGATCTCCCGCCGGGCGGAAGCCCCGCTGCCACGCTGA
- a CDS encoding response regulator has translation MPGSPAGRKPRCHAEGTMLAGCPVCSARYRLDERRIGAAGIKLRCGTCRTIFRVRGVPTGSVLPQGAVAVVPPRPLRVLVAHDSATSRSTVAEALAAEPFAVSFVSDGPAAYAAILDTSPDVAILDVALPGMFGFEICEAVRRIPGGADVKIILIASIFDKTKYKRAPVSLYGADDYIEKHHIPDELALRIYRLLAMTRADGADDTVVAGLPAASALVTGEVAEAAAAPLLCRELRHDEDRPDFPAGPASERDKAGRLARSIVSDIVLYNQPLVEEGVRTGMFSNLLAEQLAEGRALYEQRVTESVRSGTSYFDDAVAEVVERIRADQRR, from the coding sequence TTGCCGGGATCTCCCGCCGGGCGGAAGCCCCGCTGCCACGCTGAGGGGACGATGCTGGCCGGTTGTCCCGTATGCAGCGCCCGATACCGGCTTGACGAGCGGCGGATCGGTGCGGCGGGGATCAAGCTCCGCTGCGGCACCTGCCGGACCATCTTCAGGGTTCGTGGCGTGCCGACCGGGTCCGTACTGCCACAGGGGGCCGTCGCGGTGGTGCCGCCCCGGCCGCTACGGGTGCTGGTGGCCCATGATAGTGCCACCTCCCGCTCGACCGTCGCTGAAGCGCTGGCCGCCGAACCGTTCGCCGTCTCGTTCGTCAGCGATGGCCCCGCCGCCTATGCCGCGATCCTCGACACATCTCCCGATGTGGCGATCTTGGATGTGGCGCTGCCGGGAATGTTCGGCTTCGAAATCTGCGAAGCGGTCAGGCGGATTCCCGGGGGCGCCGACGTCAAGATCATCCTGATCGCTTCCATTTTTGACAAGACCAAGTACAAAAGGGCGCCGGTATCGCTCTACGGTGCCGACGACTACATTGAGAAACATCATATTCCCGACGAGTTGGCGCTCCGGATCTATCGTCTGCTGGCGATGACCCGTGCCGACGGGGCGGATGACACCGTTGTGGCCGGGTTGCCGGCAGCTTCGGCGCTGGTGACCGGCGAGGTGGCGGAAGCTGCCGCCGCCCCGCTTTTATGCCGGGAATTGCGTCACGACGAGGATCGGCCCGATTTTCCCGCCGGGCCGGCGAGCGAGCGGGACAAAGCCGGCAGACTGGCGCGGTCGATCGTTTCGGACATCGTGTTGTATAACCAGCCGCTGGTCGAAGAAGGGGTGCGCACGGGGATGTTTTCCAACCTCCTTGCCGAACAGCTTGCCGAGGGGCGGGCCTTGTACGAGCAGCGGGTGACGGAGTCGGTCCGGAGCGGCACGTCGTATTTCGATGATGCCGTGGCGGAGGTCGTCGAGCGGATCAGAGCCGATCAACGGCGGTAA
- a CDS encoding HEAT repeat domain-containing protein translates to MDELKTLVSLLEAPEEEERRRAVIGLAGYPVEVARAPLFAAMGDSSWRVRKEAVNVLVGMSPDEATIDAIVSLLAAPDNAGLRNSAVEALERLGEQATTSLLHTITDRDHDVRKFVIDILGTIGDRTCLPALIAALADPDANVSAAAAENLGKLGDPRAVSPLVAALAAPDVWFRYSVLGALARLGVPVPYAVLAPLAAENLLKRPVFDCLGAVGTVEAAGLLVSGLTDRVRTVREAAAVALMRLRDRLDDPAALTTLDRQLATLRGTAGINGLLASLDAAEQTTVEAVVRILGLIGDTRAAVPLVQGVRNERLRRLCLDGLRDLGVTGLAALAAAYPEADDEERTLILHVWGELGYAAGETFIEEAMTAGQPALRRAAAVAVGKIGLTSLLGNIEALLADSDSDVRDGCIGALVRLAPAESNAVRPIAQSLAGAAAPERRRDAVLLYAALADVERLALLAKDEDSLVRRSAVVALAEAGRRESLGSLVMALVDEDAEVRIAAATGLGESGNAEVLAPLFVALEDEDPWVQCAILRSLGKLGSENALDAIEQRLSSFEGVVLIAALETLSCIKGPRALALVRRALDNPDEEVVKAAIGILANDGTEWLAESGERLLRHPHWDVRITFARALAQLLGEAAVPQLLAALDAEEDDLVRGQLRDLLGRWRQC, encoded by the coding sequence GTGGATGAACTGAAGACCCTCGTCAGCCTGCTGGAGGCCCCGGAGGAGGAAGAGCGGCGGCGCGCTGTAATCGGGCTTGCCGGCTATCCTGTCGAAGTGGCAAGGGCCCCGCTTTTTGCCGCGATGGGCGACAGCAGCTGGCGGGTGCGAAAAGAGGCGGTGAATGTCCTGGTCGGCATGTCCCCCGATGAAGCGACGATCGACGCCATTGTCTCCCTGCTGGCGGCGCCGGACAATGCCGGACTGCGGAATTCGGCTGTCGAGGCGCTGGAACGGTTGGGCGAACAGGCTACGACGTCATTGCTTCACACCATCACGGACCGGGATCATGATGTCCGCAAGTTTGTTATCGACATCCTTGGCACCATCGGCGACCGGACGTGTCTTCCCGCATTGATCGCCGCGCTCGCCGATCCGGATGCCAATGTCTCCGCGGCAGCGGCGGAAAACCTCGGCAAACTTGGCGACCCGCGCGCCGTTTCTCCGTTGGTGGCTGCCCTCGCTGCCCCCGACGTCTGGTTTCGCTATTCGGTGCTCGGCGCCCTTGCCCGGCTTGGCGTGCCGGTACCTTACGCGGTGCTGGCGCCGCTGGCGGCGGAAAATCTGCTTAAGCGGCCGGTCTTCGACTGCCTCGGGGCAGTCGGTACGGTCGAGGCTGCAGGCCTGTTGGTCAGCGGGCTGACCGATCGGGTACGGACGGTGCGGGAAGCTGCTGCCGTGGCCCTGATGCGGTTACGCGACCGGCTGGACGATCCGGCCGCGCTCACGACGCTCGATCGCCAGCTGGCGACCTTGCGGGGGACGGCCGGCATCAACGGACTGCTCGCGTCGCTCGATGCCGCCGAGCAGACGACTGTCGAGGCGGTGGTCCGTATTCTTGGCCTGATCGGCGATACGCGCGCTGCCGTTCCCCTCGTGCAGGGCGTGCGCAATGAACGGTTGCGGCGACTCTGTCTCGACGGCCTGAGAGACTTGGGCGTGACCGGGCTTGCGGCCCTGGCGGCGGCGTACCCCGAAGCCGATGACGAGGAACGGACCCTGATCCTTCATGTCTGGGGCGAACTCGGTTATGCGGCGGGGGAAACGTTCATCGAAGAGGCAATGACGGCTGGCCAGCCGGCATTGCGCCGGGCGGCCGCGGTTGCGGTCGGCAAGATCGGCCTGACCTCCCTGCTCGGGAATATCGAGGCGTTGCTGGCGGATAGCGATAGCGACGTCCGCGATGGATGTATTGGTGCTCTGGTCCGGCTGGCACCGGCCGAAAGCAATGCTGTCAGGCCGATCGCCCAGTCCCTGGCCGGCGCAGCGGCACCGGAGCGCCGGCGGGACGCGGTCCTCCTCTACGCAGCGCTGGCTGATGTGGAGCGATTGGCGCTGCTGGCCAAGGATGAGGATTCGCTGGTGCGCCGGAGCGCCGTTGTCGCCCTGGCGGAAGCCGGGCGCCGGGAAAGCCTGGGCAGCCTGGTGATGGCGCTGGTTGACGAAGATGCCGAGGTGCGGATTGCCGCGGCGACGGGGCTCGGCGAATCAGGCAACGCAGAGGTACTGGCGCCGTTGTTCGTCGCGCTGGAAGATGAGGACCCCTGGGTGCAGTGCGCCATCCTCAGAAGCCTTGGCAAGCTCGGCAGCGAGAACGCTTTGGATGCGATCGAGCAGCGGCTTTCTTCGTTCGAAGGGGTGGTGCTGATCGCCGCGCTCGAAACGCTTTCCTGTATCAAGGGGCCGCGCGCGCTGGCGCTGGTCCGGAGGGCTCTGGACAACCCCGACGAAGAGGTCGTCAAGGCGGCCATTGGCATCCTCGCCAATGATGGCACCGAATGGCTGGCCGAATCCGGCGAGCGGTTGTTGCGTCATCCTCATTGGGATGTGCGGATCACCTTTGCCCGGGCGCTGGCCCAGCTTCTTGGCGAAGCGGCGGTGCCGCAGCTGTTGGCGGCTCTCGATGCAGAAGAAGACGACCTGGTGCGCGGCCAGTTGCGCGACCTCCTCGGCAGGTGGCGGCAATGCTGA
- a CDS encoding CheR family methyltransferase yields the protein MLSFEPEIPMSEEEFRLIRDLIYSHCGLFFEPDSTYLLEKRLAKRVLLHQLSGFRDYYHFLKYNRKKDQELSDIMDILTTNETYFFRESFQLRAFTDEIIPEIREAKLKAGDRTLRIWSAGCSSGEEPYTIAMLLLDMGGFSGWNVEIVGTDISQRVIQQARKGLYGKSSFRVTDDSYIRRYFTEQDGMYRVGDKVRELVTISHLNLLDCSRIALLGRMDLIFCRNVIIYFDQLARKTVIESFYRTLKDGGYLLLGHSESLMNISTAFTLKHLKNDMVYQKPLAGAVGGRS from the coding sequence ATGCTGAGCTTCGAGCCGGAAATTCCAATGTCCGAAGAAGAGTTCCGCCTGATCAGGGATCTGATCTACAGTCACTGTGGCCTCTTTTTCGAACCGGATTCCACCTATCTTCTGGAGAAGCGGCTGGCCAAGCGGGTGCTGCTCCACCAGTTGTCCGGGTTCCGGGACTATTACCATTTTCTCAAATACAACCGGAAGAAGGATCAGGAACTGTCGGATATCATGGACATCCTGACAACCAACGAAACGTACTTCTTCCGGGAATCCTTCCAGCTGAGGGCGTTTACCGACGAAATCATTCCGGAAATCCGCGAGGCCAAGCTGAAGGCTGGCGATCGGACGCTGCGGATCTGGAGCGCCGGCTGTTCCAGCGGCGAGGAGCCGTATACCATTGCCATGCTGCTGCTCGACATGGGCGGATTCAGCGGCTGGAACGTCGAAATCGTCGGTACCGATATCAGCCAGCGGGTTATCCAGCAGGCCCGCAAGGGATTGTACGGCAAGTCGTCGTTCCGGGTTACCGACGATTCGTACATCAGACGTTACTTCACCGAACAGGACGGCATGTACCGGGTGGGGGACAAGGTGCGGGAGCTGGTGACCATCAGTCATCTCAACCTGCTCGACTGCAGCCGGATCGCCCTGCTCGGCAGGATGGACCTGATCTTCTGCCGCAACGTGATCATCTACTTCGACCAGCTTGCCCGGAAGACCGTCATCGAGTCCTTTTACCGGACGCTCAAGGATGGCGGTTACCTGCTGCTCGGCCATTCCGAATCGCTGATGAATATTTCCACGGCATTTACCCTGAAGCATCTGAAGAACGACATGGTCTACCAGAAACCGCTGGCGGGCGCGGTGGGAGGTCGATCATGA
- a CDS encoding protein-glutamate methylesterase/protein-glutamine glutaminase, protein MKKKIRVVVIDDSAFNRRAITKMLEGMPEVEVVGYAADGEEGIRKIIDLRPDLVTLDLEMPRMDGFTLLRIVMGYSPTPVIVISANSDDEKVFKALELGAVDFVAKPSQGISEELLTIRDDLQQKVRSVIHLNMAGIIRRERKVVSPPAVPEGRKRPAVPARRVQEQVAIVAIGASTGGPPALQNILTSFTPPLSFSVVISQHMPAGFTKTFAERLNRLSPFDVKEAVDGDPVKPGRVLIAPGGYNLVCERSGDQVVARVVKPAKEDRYIPSVDVMLVSCAEVFGPQTLGVVLTGMGNDGSKGVRAVKAAGGQVLAEAEATAVVFGMPKEAIATGVVDKVVPLDQMGREIHLRCGGSAEA, encoded by the coding sequence ATGAAAAAGAAGATCAGGGTGGTAGTAATCGACGACTCGGCCTTCAACCGCCGGGCGATCACCAAAATGCTCGAAGGGATGCCCGAAGTCGAGGTGGTGGGCTATGCCGCCGACGGCGAAGAAGGGATCAGGAAGATCATCGACCTCCGGCCGGACCTGGTCACCCTCGATCTGGAAATGCCCCGTATGGACGGCTTTACCCTGCTCCGGATCGTCATGGGGTACAGCCCGACCCCGGTAATCGTCATCAGCGCCAACAGCGATGACGAAAAGGTCTTCAAGGCGTTGGAACTGGGGGCGGTCGATTTCGTGGCCAAACCTTCCCAGGGAATCTCCGAGGAACTGCTGACCATCCGCGATGATCTGCAGCAGAAGGTCCGCTCGGTTATCCATCTGAACATGGCGGGGATCATTCGCCGGGAGCGGAAAGTCGTTTCGCCGCCGGCGGTCCCCGAGGGCAGGAAGCGGCCGGCCGTTCCGGCCCGGCGCGTGCAGGAGCAGGTCGCGATCGTGGCAATCGGTGCATCGACCGGCGGCCCGCCAGCGCTGCAGAATATCCTCACCTCGTTCACCCCGCCGTTGTCGTTCAGTGTGGTTATTTCACAGCACATGCCGGCTGGCTTTACCAAGACCTTTGCCGAACGGCTCAACCGGCTCTCTCCCTTCGATGTCAAGGAGGCGGTGGATGGCGACCCGGTCAAGCCCGGTCGGGTGCTGATTGCCCCCGGCGGCTACAACCTGGTCTGTGAGCGCTCCGGCGACCAGGTGGTGGCGCGGGTGGTGAAACCCGCCAAGGAGGACCGTTACATCCCGTCCGTCGACGTCATGCTGGTTTCCTGCGCCGAGGTGTTCGGCCCGCAGACGCTGGGGGTGGTGCTGACCGGAATGGGGAACGACGGCAGCAAAGGGGTTCGTGCCGTCAAAGCGGCCGGCGGTCAGGTCCTTGCCGAGGCTGAAGCGACGGCGGTGGTTTTCGGGATGCCGAAGGAAGCGATCGCTACGGGGGTGGTGGACAAGGTGGTCCCGCTCGACCAAATGGGGCGGGAAATCCATCTGCGTTGCGGCGGTTCGGCCGAGGCTTGA
- a CDS encoding GAF domain-containing protein yields MSSEEEKVLSTRADEFLQVFKKGAEFTQDLLKENERLRYRVFQLEEAARGGGSSVSLADENRTLQKRVEELEREKDEILGRIRQIEAENNDFAARYVEIEEENNNLANLYIASYQLHSTLDYREVLQIITEIIINLIGAEEFAVMLLDEKTEVLSTVAAEGVALAELPAVRLGEGLIGSIASTGDNYFAEDPASYAHDPLHPMVCIPLKIKDHVIGVIVIYKLLVQKTSFVQVDYELFTLLAGHAATAIFSARLYAQSERKLSTMQGFINLLTK; encoded by the coding sequence ATGTCGAGCGAAGAAGAGAAGGTCCTTTCAACGAGGGCCGACGAATTCCTGCAGGTTTTCAAAAAGGGGGCGGAGTTTACCCAGGATTTGCTGAAGGAAAACGAACGACTCCGCTACCGGGTTTTCCAGCTGGAGGAAGCGGCACGGGGTGGCGGCAGCTCTGTCAGTCTGGCTGACGAGAACCGCACGCTCCAGAAACGAGTCGAGGAGCTCGAACGGGAAAAGGATGAAATCCTGGGCCGGATCAGGCAGATCGAGGCTGAGAATAACGATTTTGCCGCCCGTTACGTCGAAATCGAAGAGGAGAACAACAATCTGGCAAACCTGTACATTGCCAGCTACCAGCTCCACTCGACCCTCGATTACCGGGAAGTGCTCCAGATCATCACCGAGATCATCATCAATCTGATCGGCGCCGAAGAATTCGCCGTCATGCTGCTCGACGAGAAGACCGAGGTGCTGAGCACCGTTGCTGCAGAAGGGGTGGCACTGGCGGAACTGCCGGCGGTCCGGCTCGGCGAGGGGCTCATCGGCTCCATTGCCAGTACCGGTGACAACTATTTTGCCGAAGATCCAGCGAGCTATGCCCACGATCCCCTGCATCCGATGGTCTGCATCCCCTTGAAAATCAAGGATCATGTTATCGGGGTGATCGTGATTTACAAACTGCTGGTCCAGAAAACTTCATTCGTCCAGGTCGACTACGAGCTCTTCACCCTGCTGGCCGGACATGCGGCGACGGCGATTTTCAGTGCCAGACTTTACGCCCAGTCCGAACGAAAACTCTCAACGATGCAGGGGTTCATCAATCTTCTCACCAAGTGA
- a CDS encoding response regulator codes for MANRKILIVEDSPTMRQLIAFALRRLPGLTVIEASDGVDGLKKLAAEQVDLIFTDINMPIMDGLKLVSLVRNDPAHCQIPIVIITTEGAAEDRDRAIALGANDYITKPIQAGRIIAVARELLKLP; via the coding sequence ATGGCGAACCGAAAAATCCTGATAGTTGAAGATTCACCGACCATGCGCCAGTTGATTGCGTTTGCCTTGCGGCGACTCCCCGGTCTGACTGTCATTGAGGCGTCGGACGGCGTCGACGGCTTGAAAAAGCTGGCGGCCGAGCAGGTCGACCTCATCTTTACCGATATCAACATGCCGATCATGGACGGCCTCAAACTGGTGAGCCTGGTCCGCAACGATCCGGCTCACTGCCAGATTCCAATCGTCATCATCACCACTGAAGGGGCAGCGGAGGACCGTGACCGGGCCATCGCCCTCGGCGCTAACGACTATATTACCAAGCCGATCCAGGCTGGGCGAATCATCGCGGTGGCAAGGGAATTGCTAAAGTTACCGTAA
- a CDS encoding cytochrome c3 family protein: protein MKRLLVPAILLFLLPVVLFAADYRVVTFSTDNAGKIVFEHPLHLKALGSDCTLCHNSLFAIGKKAAPVSMAEMEKGKSCGACHNGKRAFPLAECIRCHVTKEVPISIPDFGTVTFSHRFHMGLGAYGCADCHNAIFKASTDNSHATMAQMEKGASCGACHDGATAFTVKANCTKCHMVRDISFAADAHFSHDYHLGLSYNCTDCHSRYFIAGPNSHRYTMKEMETQQSCGGCHNGNTAFSVKGDCGKCHTDVREVTFSQGNAFFSHRVHTKILNCDNCHSGIFIGGVNSKRYTMADMEKGLSCGVCHEGKTVFGVDGNCDKCHVKTDDVKFKTATAGTVTFSHGFHRQLYGCSDCHNGIFRAGAERKSYTMAEMGQGKSCGACHDGTTAFAATAAANCGKCHPLGDVTMADDSRFPHVKHLESLGCGDCHNDLFRPGPGNPRTTMPQMEEGKSCGACHDGKTAFSVRGDCSKCHRSTTDIVFNVPQTGATRFSHAFHTGLYSCGDCHYAVFGAGATAKRYTMKEMEGGKSCGACHDGKTAFAVTADCTKCHPVREISFKKSGASFSHSFHIQAYRCSDCHDALFRPAADNRHTTMPEMEKGKSCGACHDGSTAFAVTGSCGRCHPVTKAVKYALPDSVGSVTFSHHYHLGKGYGCVDCHSKIVAAGAASRSFTMKEMEAGKSCGACHGFSMAFSVKDPINCEKCHQKWN, encoded by the coding sequence GTGAAACGCCTGCTGGTTCCCGCCATTCTGCTGTTTCTGTTGCCCGTCGTCCTGTTTGCCGCCGATTACCGGGTCGTCACATTCTCTACGGATAATGCCGGTAAGATCGTCTTCGAGCACCCGCTCCATCTCAAGGCGCTCGGCAGTGATTGCACCCTGTGCCATAACTCCCTGTTCGCCATCGGCAAGAAGGCCGCGCCGGTTTCCATGGCGGAAATGGAGAAGGGGAAGTCCTGCGGTGCCTGCCATAACGGCAAACGGGCCTTCCCTTTGGCCGAATGCATCCGTTGCCATGTCACCAAGGAAGTGCCGATCAGCATCCCCGATTTCGGTACCGTAACCTTCAGTCATCGCTTCCACATGGGCCTTGGCGCTTATGGCTGCGCCGACTGCCACAACGCCATCTTCAAGGCAAGTACCGACAATTCCCATGCGACGATGGCCCAGATGGAAAAAGGGGCATCCTGCGGTGCCTGCCATGACGGCGCTACCGCTTTCACCGTCAAGGCGAACTGCACCAAGTGCCATATGGTCCGGGATATCTCCTTCGCCGCCGATGCGCATTTCAGCCATGATTACCACCTCGGCCTCAGCTACAATTGCACCGACTGTCATAGCAGGTATTTCATCGCCGGGCCGAACAGCCATCGCTATACCATGAAAGAGATGGAGACCCAGCAGTCGTGCGGTGGCTGCCACAACGGCAATACCGCCTTTTCCGTCAAAGGTGACTGCGGCAAATGCCACACTGACGTCCGGGAGGTGACCTTCAGCCAGGGCAACGCCTTCTTCAGCCACCGTGTCCATACCAAGATCCTCAATTGCGACAACTGCCACAGCGGAATCTTCATCGGTGGCGTCAACAGTAAGCGCTATACGATGGCCGACATGGAAAAAGGACTCTCCTGCGGCGTCTGTCATGAAGGGAAAACCGTCTTCGGCGTCGACGGCAACTGCGACAAATGTCACGTCAAGACCGACGATGTCAAATTCAAGACTGCGACGGCCGGGACGGTCACTTTCAGCCATGGCTTCCACCGCCAGCTCTATGGTTGCAGCGACTGCCACAACGGGATTTTCCGTGCCGGGGCGGAGCGGAAAAGTTATACCATGGCGGAAATGGGGCAGGGCAAATCGTGCGGGGCCTGCCATGACGGTACCACCGCTTTTGCTGCCACTGCCGCGGCGAACTGCGGCAAATGCCATCCTCTCGGCGACGTGACCATGGCCGACGATTCCCGCTTTCCACACGTCAAGCATCTTGAATCGCTGGGGTGTGGCGACTGCCACAACGATCTGTTCCGTCCCGGTCCCGGTAACCCGCGCACGACTATGCCGCAGATGGAGGAAGGGAAATCCTGCGGCGCCTGCCACGACGGCAAGACCGCCTTCAGTGTCCGCGGCGATTGCAGCAAATGCCACCGCTCAACCACCGATATCGTCTTCAATGTCCCCCAGACCGGCGCCACCCGGTTCAGCCATGCCTTCCATACTGGTCTCTATTCCTGTGGCGATTGCCACTACGCCGTCTTCGGCGCCGGGGCGACGGCGAAGCGGTATACCATGAAGGAGATGGAGGGGGGGAAATCCTGCGGTGCCTGCCACGACGGGAAAACTGCCTTTGCCGTAACCGCCGATTGCACCAAGTGCCATCCGGTCCGGGAGATATCGTTCAAGAAATCGGGCGCGTCCTTCAGCCATTCCTTCCATATCCAGGCCTATCGCTGTTCCGATTGCCACGATGCGCTTTTTCGCCCTGCCGCCGACAATCGCCATACGACGATGCCGGAGATGGAAAAGGGTAAATCGTGCGGGGCCTGTCACGACGGCAGCACCGCCTTTGCCGTGACCGGTAGCTGCGGACGGTGCCATCCGGTGACCAAGGCGGTGAAATATGCCCTGCCGGATTCGGTCGGCAGCGTCACGTTTAGTCACCATTATCACCTCGGCAAAGGGTATGGCTGTGTTGACTGCCACAGCAAGATTGTCGCCGCGGGAGCTGCCAGCCGCTCTTTCACCATGAAGGAGATGGAGGCCGGCAAGTCGTGCGGCGCCTGCCACGGTTTCAGCATGGCCTTCAGCGTCAAGGACCCGATCAACTGCGAGAAATGCCACCAAAAGTGGAACTGA